A genomic segment from Leptolyngbya boryana PCC 6306 encodes:
- the recD2 gene encoding SF1B family DNA helicase RecD2, with product MMNIEELEGSIESIVFTSAKTGFTVARLQTVAEVVTIVGNFASLNLGQSLILSGTWRTHSRYGLQFQVENYREALPNTIASLEAYLSSGAIRGIGSAMAKRIVDRFGLETLTILESDIDRLIEVKGIAQSKIAIIQSSWLEQKQTHSIMMFLQTYGIGRSQAVKVFKRYGEDAIEIVSQNPYQLAADIRGIGFHSADGIATQLGIKPDSEARYRSAILHTLREAGRDGHCFLPQSTLVERTARLLARPDYAAQTEQIEDQIVYLVATQELVVEESRRYPGRLGYYLPAFYYAEMSIATRLKLLLLEPLEIDHHFVETWMQQYCESSDLLLSQEQRQAVILAATQRVVILTGGPGVGKSHTTRAIVELWEAMGKQVALASPTGRAARRLSELTQRDASTLHRLLEYDRGSGYFQRDHTRPLKADCIVVDEFSMTDVFLANALIKAVSLQSQLLIVGDVDQLPSVGAGAVLRDLIESEQVPVIRLTQVWRQAQSSAIICHAHALNRGEVPEIERFSTTPRSDCLWMPSHSPQHGIQCIQQLITETIPRLGFNAFNDVQILCPMIKGDIGTKAINAVVQALLNPPQADGFEVQAEERKFRIGDRVIQLENDYDREVMNGELGIIETYDAQRQILGVQFEEHWVEYQRTEWDQMTLAYSITGHKAQGSEFPVTIVPLFMQNTVMLSRPWLYTTLTRAKQLAILVGQPQALRQAISQCRDKRRYTLLSQRLQEEQIVPSFSSNPQNSHQNSHN from the coding sequence ATGATGAACATTGAGGAACTCGAAGGCAGCATTGAATCGATCGTATTTACCTCGGCTAAAACTGGATTTACGGTTGCTCGGTTGCAGACGGTTGCCGAAGTTGTAACAATTGTCGGCAATTTTGCCAGCCTCAATTTAGGACAGTCCCTAATTCTCAGTGGAACTTGGCGCACTCATTCTCGGTACGGGTTGCAATTTCAGGTTGAAAATTATCGCGAAGCACTACCGAATACGATCGCGAGTCTCGAAGCTTATTTAAGTAGTGGTGCAATTCGGGGCATCGGCTCAGCGATGGCGAAACGAATTGTCGATCGCTTTGGGTTAGAGACTCTGACCATTCTCGAATCTGACATCGATCGACTGATTGAAGTCAAAGGCATCGCTCAATCGAAAATTGCGATAATTCAGTCCTCTTGGCTGGAGCAGAAACAGACTCATAGCATCATGATGTTTCTACAGACTTACGGCATTGGTCGAAGTCAAGCGGTGAAAGTCTTTAAGCGCTATGGAGAAGACGCGATCGAGATTGTTTCGCAAAATCCTTACCAGCTTGCGGCAGATATTCGAGGCATTGGATTTCACTCAGCCGATGGGATCGCGACTCAACTGGGAATCAAACCGGATTCTGAAGCTCGTTATCGCAGTGCAATTTTGCACACTTTACGAGAAGCTGGACGAGATGGACATTGTTTTTTGCCGCAATCTACTCTGGTAGAGCGAACCGCTCGATTGCTGGCTCGTCCAGATTATGCAGCGCAAACTGAACAAATCGAGGATCAAATTGTCTATCTGGTTGCGACTCAAGAACTGGTTGTCGAAGAAAGTCGTCGGTATCCGGGACGGTTGGGGTACTACTTGCCTGCGTTTTATTACGCGGAAATGTCGATCGCGACTCGGCTGAAATTATTGCTTCTTGAGCCATTAGAAATTGATCATCATTTTGTCGAAACTTGGATGCAGCAGTACTGCGAGTCTTCAGATCTGCTGCTTTCTCAAGAACAAAGGCAAGCCGTGATTTTAGCCGCAACGCAGCGAGTGGTAATTTTGACGGGCGGGCCAGGGGTTGGAAAATCGCATACAACTCGCGCGATCGTTGAACTCTGGGAAGCAATGGGCAAACAAGTTGCTTTAGCTTCTCCAACTGGGCGAGCCGCGCGCAGACTTTCGGAATTAACGCAAAGAGACGCGTCTACTCTGCATCGGCTCTTGGAATATGACCGCGGTAGTGGATACTTTCAGCGCGATCACACTCGACCGCTCAAAGCAGACTGCATTGTTGTGGATGAGTTTTCCATGACCGATGTGTTTCTTGCGAACGCATTGATCAAAGCGGTTTCGCTGCAATCCCAACTCTTGATCGTTGGCGATGTTGATCAGTTGCCGAGTGTTGGAGCGGGTGCAGTGTTGCGAGATTTAATTGAGTCTGAACAAGTGCCTGTAATCCGGTTAACTCAAGTTTGGCGGCAAGCTCAAAGCTCGGCGATTATCTGTCATGCTCACGCGCTGAATCGAGGTGAAGTGCCAGAGATTGAACGCTTTTCAACGACTCCTCGATCGGATTGCTTATGGATGCCCTCACATTCTCCTCAACATGGCATTCAATGTATTCAGCAATTGATTACTGAAACGATTCCTCGGCTTGGATTTAACGCATTTAATGATGTGCAGATTCTTTGTCCGATGATCAAAGGAGACATTGGCACGAAAGCGATTAATGCCGTTGTACAAGCGTTGCTCAATCCACCGCAGGCTGATGGCTTCGAGGTTCAGGCTGAGGAGCGCAAATTTAGAATCGGCGATCGCGTAATTCAACTGGAAAATGATTACGATCGCGAAGTCATGAACGGCGAATTAGGCATTATTGAAACCTACGATGCTCAGAGACAAATTTTAGGTGTTCAGTTTGAGGAACATTGGGTCGAATATCAGCGCACAGAATGGGATCAGATGACTCTGGCGTACAGCATTACCGGACATAAGGCGCAAGGGTCTGAATTTCCAGTCACGATCGTGCCTTTATTCATGCAAAACACCGTAATGCTCAGCCGTCCTTGGCTTTACACAACGCTGACCCGTGCGAAACAGTTAGCGATCTTAGTCGGACAACCTCAAGCTTTACGGCAGGCAATTTCACAATGTCGAGACAAGCGCCGATATACCTTGCTCAGCCAGCGGTTACAAGAAGAGCAAATTGTCCCCTCTTTCTCATCTAATCCTCAAAATTCTCATCAAAATTCTCATAATTGA
- a CDS encoding L,D-transpeptidase encodes MAAKIQESPLSKAFMMICVVPGIAIALFQVRRLPALPKFDLPNFQAMVAPKASPAPSPVIETKLVVDLSDRKVRLFEKKKLKATYPIAIGQEGWETPIGSFKVSQMVENPTWQHPITGEHIPAGDQDNPLGKRWIGFTSQGKLLIGFHGTKDYSLLGQAVSHGCLRMRNADVVALYQAVRIGTPVEVKK; translated from the coding sequence ATGGCGGCAAAGATTCAGGAGTCTCCTCTTTCTAAAGCGTTCATGATGATCTGCGTTGTCCCAGGAATCGCGATCGCGCTTTTCCAGGTGCGTCGGTTGCCTGCGTTGCCAAAATTTGACCTGCCGAATTTTCAGGCGATGGTTGCTCCCAAAGCTTCTCCTGCTCCGTCGCCTGTGATTGAGACAAAATTAGTGGTCGATTTAAGCGATCGCAAGGTGCGACTGTTTGAGAAAAAGAAATTGAAGGCAACTTATCCGATCGCAATTGGGCAAGAAGGATGGGAAACGCCCATTGGATCGTTTAAAGTGTCTCAAATGGTTGAGAATCCAACTTGGCAACATCCGATTACGGGTGAGCATATCCCGGCAGGTGACCAGGACAATCCCTTGGGCAAACGGTGGATTGGCTTTACTTCGCAGGGAAAACTTTTGATTGGATTTCATGGAACAAAGGATTACTCGTTGCTAGGGCAAGCCGTTTCTCATGGATGTTTGAGAATGAGAAATGCGGATGTAGTGGCGCTGTATCAGGCAGTGAGGATTGGGACACCTGTTGAGGTGAAGAAGTAA
- a CDS encoding sigma-70 family RNA polymerase sigma factor yields MSQSLPVSWSSIEPKVHQSPVQAEKLSNYDLVLQCQTGHRPEKAVFAELMRRYQSHVDKVLYHLAPDWQDRADLAQEVWIRVYRNITRLNEPVKFRGWLSRIATNLFYDELRKRKRNTAPLSLDAPLSVDDGEVDWEIAAATPGPDEDLTTREFYDQLNEAIADLPEVFRTTIVLREIEGMAYEEIAELTGVSLGTVKSRIARARHRLQSQLQQYLDGQ; encoded by the coding sequence ATGAGTCAGTCCCTTCCTGTATCCTGGTCATCGATCGAGCCAAAGGTTCATCAGAGTCCAGTGCAAGCAGAAAAACTCTCCAATTACGATTTAGTGTTGCAATGTCAGACCGGACATCGCCCGGAGAAAGCCGTGTTTGCGGAACTCATGCGGCGGTATCAGTCTCATGTCGATAAAGTTCTCTATCATTTAGCACCGGATTGGCAAGATCGTGCCGATCTGGCTCAAGAAGTCTGGATTCGGGTCTATCGCAACATCACCCGACTGAATGAACCTGTCAAGTTCCGAGGTTGGTTGAGTCGGATTGCGACCAATTTGTTTTACGACGAGCTTCGCAAACGCAAACGCAATACCGCACCCCTGTCTTTGGATGCACCTTTATCCGTGGATGATGGAGAGGTAGATTGGGAAATCGCCGCAGCAACACCCGGACCTGATGAAGATCTCACCACTCGGGAATTCTACGATCAGCTCAACGAAGCGATCGCTGACCTCCCCGAAGTCTTCCGTACCACGATCGTGTTACGTGAGATTGAGGGCATGGCATATGAAGAAATTGCTGAACTCACTGGAGTGTCACTCGGAACTGTGAAATCGCGGATTGCGAGAGCGCGCCATCGCCTCCAATCGCAACTTCAACAGTACCTTGATGGACAATAA
- a CDS encoding anti-sigma factor family protein, which yields MNSNFDSLNNDMQSPLNSQLNAQARDRFELLSAYLDGEVTASERKQVEEWLATDASIQQLHARLLKLRQAFRSIPAPAPVQSVEQTVEQVMAKVDRRPKLRLVWGGAAIAAAFMGAVTLFSVRQPQMAQVQPKTQPTLEAQQQPSDSDMMVALDRPVVSIKMANSQPPSRQRN from the coding sequence ATGAACTCCAATTTTGATTCGCTGAATAACGATATGCAATCTCCGCTCAATTCACAGTTAAACGCACAAGCCCGCGATCGCTTCGAGTTACTCAGTGCCTATCTCGACGGAGAAGTGACAGCCAGTGAGCGCAAACAGGTCGAAGAATGGTTAGCAACCGATGCTTCGATCCAACAGCTTCACGCTCGCTTGCTCAAACTTCGTCAGGCATTTCGCTCGATTCCTGCCCCCGCTCCCGTTCAATCTGTTGAGCAAACAGTTGAACAAGTCATGGCAAAAGTCGATCGCCGTCCAAAACTCCGCTTGGTCTGGGGAGGGGCTGCCATTGCTGCTGCCTTTATGGGTGCCGTGACGCTCTTTAGTGTTCGTCAGCCCCAAATGGCACAAGTTCAACCCAAAACTCAACCGACTCTTGAAGCTCAGCAGCAGCCCTCTGACTCTGACATGATGGTGGCGCTCGATCGCCCAGTTGTGTCAATTAAGATGGCAAATTCTCAACCGCCTTCACGTCAACGCAACTAA
- a CDS encoding gamma-glutamylcyclotransferase family protein produces MIRVFVYGTLKPGESQYVLCADRVISSQSAIAHASLYHLQLGYPAIVPGNGRTYGYLLTFQNAEILEILDDYEQHDPTEIEPFGSGNDYQRQEIEVFDLNQISLGKAWAYVMMQEQVDRLKGVLTPSGIWQKNRPQ; encoded by the coding sequence ATGATTCGGGTCTTTGTGTACGGCACGCTCAAACCGGGTGAAAGTCAGTATGTGCTCTGTGCTGATCGCGTTATTTCCAGCCAGAGCGCGATCGCTCACGCCTCTCTCTATCATTTACAGCTAGGTTATCCGGCAATTGTTCCTGGAAATGGAAGGACTTACGGTTATCTGTTAACTTTCCAGAATGCTGAGATATTAGAAATCCTAGATGACTACGAACAACATGATCCAACCGAGATCGAGCCGTTTGGATCAGGGAACGATTATCAGCGCCAGGAAATTGAAGTTTTCGATCTTAACCAAATCTCACTAGGGAAAGCTTGGGCGTATGTGATGATGCAAGAGCAAGTCGATCGCTTAAAGGGCGTTCTGACTCCCAGCGGAATTTGGCAGAAAAATCGCCCGCAGTGA
- the lipA gene encoding lipoyl synthase: MSSQTNPSTISERRALVAAMPDWLRRSIGNASDISTVQQIIKQRQIHTICEEGRCPNRGECYAQKTATFLLMGPTCTRSCAFCQVDKGHAPMPLDAEEPQKVAESVQLLGLRYVVLTSVARDDIPDQGAGWFAATMQQIRKLNPETQIEVLTPDFWGGKQEGFSAEELQRQRIETIVKAQPACYNHNIETVKRLQAPVRRGAKYDRTLRVLEIVKELDSAIPTKSGLMLGHGETEEEVIETLQDLRAVKCDRVTIGQYMRPSLDHLPVQKYWHPDEFERLGKIAKDMGFSHVRSAPLVRSSYHAGEEE, from the coding sequence ATGTCTTCCCAAACGAATCCTTCGACAATTTCTGAACGTCGTGCCTTGGTTGCTGCGATGCCAGACTGGTTACGCCGCTCGATCGGGAATGCCAGTGATATTTCAACTGTGCAGCAGATTATTAAACAGCGCCAAATTCACACGATTTGTGAGGAAGGACGCTGTCCAAATCGGGGAGAATGCTATGCCCAGAAGACGGCGACGTTTCTGTTGATGGGGCCAACTTGTACGCGATCGTGTGCGTTCTGTCAGGTGGATAAAGGGCACGCGCCCATGCCGCTGGATGCCGAAGAGCCTCAGAAAGTGGCGGAATCGGTTCAGTTACTCGGCTTGAGATACGTCGTGCTAACTTCGGTGGCACGAGATGACATCCCGGATCAAGGAGCAGGTTGGTTTGCAGCAACGATGCAGCAAATTCGCAAATTGAATCCGGAGACTCAGATTGAAGTGCTGACCCCTGATTTTTGGGGCGGAAAACAAGAAGGGTTTTCCGCAGAAGAATTGCAGCGTCAGCGAATTGAGACGATCGTGAAAGCGCAACCCGCTTGCTATAACCACAATATTGAAACCGTCAAGCGGTTACAGGCTCCCGTGCGCCGAGGTGCGAAATACGATCGCACGCTTCGAGTTTTAGAAATCGTCAAAGAACTCGATTCGGCGATTCCCACCAAATCAGGCTTGATGTTAGGACACGGTGAAACTGAAGAAGAAGTGATTGAGACACTTCAGGATTTGAGAGCCGTCAAGTGCGATCGCGTAACGATCGGTCAATATATGCGTCCTTCTTTAGACCATTTGCCCGTTCAGAAATATTGGCATCCGGATGAGTTCGAGCGTTTGGGCAAGATTGCCAAAGACATGGGATTTTCTCATGTGCGATCGGCTCCCCTCGTCCGCAGTTCGTATCATGCAGGCGAAGAGGAATGA
- a CDS encoding response regulator, protein MASHKVIVIDDSAVIRNMVRDMLPKGNFEVLEAKDGVQGITLIRQERPTLIMLDFLLPRMSGWEVYQQIQSQPELQTIPLVLMSGRKEEVEEKLQEPFEYFEFVQKPFDQKGLIDAIKTAMAKAKRRPAPVAPVAPVAETTSGADAAEIAALNQKIVKMQAEIDGMKKQMGQLLAFVKQKLK, encoded by the coding sequence GTGGCTAGTCACAAAGTTATTGTTATCGATGATAGCGCCGTGATTCGGAACATGGTGCGTGACATGTTGCCGAAAGGCAATTTTGAGGTTTTGGAAGCAAAAGACGGAGTGCAAGGGATTACCCTGATTCGTCAGGAGCGTCCAACTCTGATTATGTTAGATTTCCTGCTGCCGCGGATGAGCGGTTGGGAAGTGTACCAGCAAATTCAGAGCCAGCCTGAACTACAAACGATTCCTTTAGTACTGATGTCGGGACGTAAGGAAGAGGTTGAGGAAAAGCTGCAAGAGCCGTTTGAGTATTTTGAGTTTGTGCAGAAGCCATTTGACCAGAAGGGTCTAATTGATGCCATTAAAACGGCAATGGCAAAAGCGAAGCGTCGCCCGGCTCCGGTTGCACCAGTTGCTCCGGTTGCTGAGACCACAAGTGGCGCAGACGCAGCTGAAATTGCAGCCCTGAATCAGAAGATCGTGAAGATGCAGGCTGAAATTGATGGAATGAAGAAGCAAATGGGTCAGCTTTTAGCGTTTGTGAAGCAGAAGTTGAAGTAA
- a CDS encoding carotenoid oxygenase family protein — MVTAVKSQPWTQSVLHTAKGFSATALPILSGKIPEGLRGSLYRNGPGRLERGNTRVGHWFDGDGAILAVHFKEAGATGVYRYVETPEFLNEERAGRLMYSGYGMLPPGGLINRFTKGLKNAANTSVLALSDRLLALWEGAHPYTLNLETLETGEPDPLGSLPESIPFSAHPKRDPKTGDIYNFGVTVGKDPVLNLYCVDANGKLKQRNSYTLDGFPLIHDFVMAGQYLLFFVSPVRLNPFLLLARIKSFSESFDWKPELGTQVLVFDRETLQLVSKGETDPWYQWHFGNACVDEDGNAIVDIIRLPDFNTNEYLRQVATGETHTSAKSTLWQVRVNPKTGKVFEQQELVDRHLEFPVVNPVDVGQDWRYTYLAMHRKGSDSTKDFFGAIGRFDRKTETLIEADCGENRYPMEPIYAPDAIDANQGWIITVVYDARTDSSEVWVFDSEHLDDQPVCRLALPEVIPLGFHGTWKPAQ; from the coding sequence ATGGTCACCGCTGTAAAATCACAACCTTGGACTCAATCTGTTCTTCATACTGCCAAAGGCTTTTCAGCCACGGCTCTGCCAATTTTATCTGGCAAAATTCCCGAAGGCTTGAGAGGCTCACTCTACCGCAACGGTCCCGGTCGCCTAGAACGCGGCAATACGCGAGTTGGACATTGGTTTGATGGCGATGGCGCAATCTTAGCCGTGCATTTCAAAGAGGCGGGCGCAACGGGGGTTTATCGCTATGTGGAAACGCCAGAATTTCTCAATGAGGAACGGGCGGGGCGATTGATGTACAGCGGTTATGGCATGTTGCCACCCGGAGGATTGATCAATCGCTTTACGAAAGGCTTGAAAAATGCGGCAAATACCTCAGTGTTGGCATTGAGCGATCGCTTACTCGCTCTCTGGGAAGGCGCACATCCGTACACGCTCAATCTAGAAACCTTAGAGACTGGAGAACCTGACCCTTTAGGAAGCTTACCGGAGTCAATTCCTTTTTCTGCTCATCCAAAACGTGACCCCAAAACCGGAGATATCTACAATTTCGGTGTGACCGTTGGGAAAGACCCGGTTCTGAATTTGTATTGTGTCGATGCAAATGGCAAACTCAAGCAGCGAAATAGCTACACCCTAGACGGCTTTCCGCTCATCCACGATTTTGTGATGGCAGGTCAGTATTTACTCTTTTTTGTTTCGCCTGTACGGTTGAATCCGTTTTTGCTGTTAGCAAGAATTAAGAGTTTTAGCGAGTCGTTCGACTGGAAGCCAGAACTCGGAACTCAAGTGTTGGTCTTCGATCGAGAAACGCTACAACTGGTGAGCAAAGGCGAAACTGATCCTTGGTATCAATGGCATTTTGGCAATGCTTGTGTGGATGAGGATGGCAATGCGATCGTTGATATCATCCGCCTCCCCGACTTCAATACTAATGAATACCTCAGACAGGTTGCCACGGGCGAGACGCATACCTCCGCAAAATCGACCCTGTGGCAAGTTCGAGTCAATCCGAAAACGGGGAAAGTATTCGAGCAGCAGGAACTCGTCGATCGACACTTAGAATTTCCGGTGGTAAACCCAGTCGATGTGGGACAAGACTGGCGCTATACCTATTTAGCAATGCATCGTAAAGGCAGCGATTCGACGAAAGATTTCTTTGGCGCGATCGGGAGATTCGATCGGAAAACTGAAACGCTGATCGAAGCTGACTGTGGGGAGAATCGCTATCCAATGGAACCGATTTACGCACCTGATGCGATCGATGCCAATCAAGGTTGGATTATTACCGTTGTTTACGATGCGCGTACAGATAGTAGTGAAGTTTGGGTGTTCGATAGTGAGCATTTAGATGATCAGCCCGTATGTCGATTAGCATTGCCGGAAGTCATCCCTCTCGGATTTCATGGGACATGGAAACCTGCTCAATAA
- a CDS encoding DevA family ABC transporter ATP-binding protein produces MNTAISIQNLDHYYGQGQLKKQVLSGINLNIQSGEIVIMTGPSGSGKTTLLSLIGCLRSTQSGTLNVLGQNLSNASKLQLVQARQQLGYIFQAHNLLECLTVRENVMMPLELSETPYKTASTMAEEILTAVGLEHRMDYYPADLSGGQKQRVAIARALVSHPKIVLADEPTAALDKKSGRDVVELMQKLAQEQGCTILLVTHDNRILDIADRIVELEDGKLLN; encoded by the coding sequence ATGAACACCGCAATTTCCATTCAGAACCTCGATCATTACTACGGTCAAGGTCAACTCAAAAAACAAGTTCTGTCTGGCATCAATCTCAACATTCAAAGCGGCGAAATTGTAATCATGACAGGGCCTTCCGGCTCAGGTAAAACAACGCTTTTGAGCTTAATCGGATGTCTACGATCGACGCAATCCGGCACGCTCAATGTTCTCGGACAAAACCTCTCAAATGCCAGCAAACTTCAGCTTGTTCAAGCAAGACAGCAGTTAGGCTACATCTTTCAAGCACACAACCTTCTCGAATGTCTGACTGTACGAGAGAACGTCATGATGCCGCTAGAATTAAGCGAAACCCCTTATAAAACTGCTTCGACAATGGCAGAAGAAATTCTCACTGCGGTCGGATTAGAACATCGGATGGATTACTATCCCGCAGACTTATCGGGTGGACAAAAACAAAGAGTCGCGATCGCTCGTGCGCTAGTGAGTCATCCCAAAATTGTTCTTGCCGACGAACCGACTGCTGCACTCGATAAAAAATCCGGTCGAGATGTCGTTGAACTCATGCAAAAACTTGCCCAAGAACAAGGCTGCACGATTTTACTCGTCACTCACGACAATCGGATTTTAGATATCGCCGATCGAATTGTCGAACTCGAAGATGGCAAGCTACTAAACTAA
- the devC gene encoding ABC transporter permease DevC yields the protein MLKRRIPLAWKQLTKERGRMIVAIAGIAFADVLMFLQMGFRSALFEGAVQLHQVLDGEIFLVSDRYKAVISLDRFTERRLYQALGYSGVESVTPVYLSPVQWKNPENQQIWNLYAIGINPDDQTILLPEVKSNTELLKRPDTVLFDAGARQEFGRIPQLFQASGNVTTEVEHRRVDVVGLFKLGTSFGINGHMITSDLNFLRMFRERRQKGLIDVGVVKLRSDANLDQVLQNLRSGLPNDVRIMSKAEFMEQEKSFWNTSTPVGYVFDLGAVIGFIVGAVVVYQILYSDVTDHLPEYATLKAIGFRDTYLLSVVFQEALILAFIGFLPGFAISLGFYQVTRQATLLPMVMTIGRATFVLMLTAMMCTISAAISVRKLRSADPADIF from the coding sequence ATGCTGAAACGCAGAATTCCGTTAGCTTGGAAGCAACTGACCAAAGAACGGGGACGAATGATTGTTGCGATCGCGGGAATTGCTTTTGCCGATGTCTTGATGTTCTTGCAAATGGGATTTCGCAGTGCGTTATTTGAAGGAGCCGTTCAGCTTCATCAGGTTTTGGATGGCGAGATTTTTCTAGTCAGCGATCGCTATAAAGCCGTAATTTCTCTCGATCGATTTACAGAACGGCGATTGTATCAAGCATTAGGCTATTCAGGAGTTGAATCAGTCACGCCCGTTTATCTCAGCCCAGTTCAGTGGAAGAATCCAGAAAATCAGCAGATTTGGAATCTTTATGCAATTGGCATTAATCCAGATGATCAAACAATTCTGTTACCAGAAGTGAAATCAAATACTGAATTGCTAAAACGCCCTGATACTGTACTGTTTGATGCAGGAGCGCGGCAAGAATTTGGGAGAATTCCGCAATTATTTCAAGCTTCGGGAAATGTGACGACTGAAGTTGAGCATCGACGAGTGGATGTCGTTGGATTGTTTAAGCTCGGAACTTCGTTTGGAATTAACGGGCACATGATTACGAGCGATTTGAACTTTTTGCGGATGTTTCGAGAGCGGCGGCAGAAAGGCTTGATTGATGTGGGAGTTGTGAAACTGCGATCGGATGCGAATTTGGATCAAGTGCTGCAAAATCTGCGATCGGGCTTGCCAAATGATGTCCGAATCATGTCAAAAGCGGAATTTATGGAGCAAGAAAAGAGTTTTTGGAACACGAGCACACCCGTTGGTTATGTGTTTGATTTGGGCGCAGTGATTGGTTTTATTGTGGGTGCAGTTGTGGTTTATCAGATTCTCTACAGTGATGTAACTGATCACTTACCGGAATATGCAACGCTGAAAGCAATTGGATTTCGAGATACTTATTTGCTTTCAGTTGTCTTCCAAGAAGCACTGATTCTGGCATTTATTGGATTTCTGCCTGGGTTTGCGATTTCTCTAGGCTTCTATCAGGTCACAAGACAAGCAACACTTTTACCCATGGTGATGACCATAGGACGAGCAACATTTGTGTTAATGCTAACTGCAATGATGTGTACAATCTCAGCCGCAATTTCGGTCAGAAAACTGCGATCGGCTGACCCCGCAGATATTTTCTAA
- a CDS encoding DUF3291 domain-containing protein: MPLISVTRLRVRSVRFLPAFLWYSFKSNQQAKQAQGNLASTIRAAGKNVFWTKTVWEDEASMRSFMRSGSHREVMPKLQNWCDEASVVHWQSERATSTTWEEAETAMFTSGRFSSLTHPSIAHQNHRFN, encoded by the coding sequence ATGCCCTTGATTTCTGTCACGCGCTTACGAGTGCGCTCTGTTCGATTTCTTCCAGCATTTCTCTGGTATTCCTTCAAAAGCAACCAACAAGCAAAACAAGCTCAAGGCAACTTAGCTTCAACCATTCGAGCAGCGGGCAAAAATGTGTTTTGGACAAAGACGGTTTGGGAAGATGAAGCATCGATGCGATCGTTTATGAGATCGGGTTCTCATCGAGAAGTCATGCCAAAACTGCAAAATTGGTGTGATGAAGCTTCGGTCGTTCATTGGCAATCAGAAAGGGCAACCTCAACAACTTGGGAAGAGGCTGAAACGGCAATGTTTACGAGCGGTCGATTTAGCTCATTGACGCATCCCTCGATCGCGCACCAAAACCATCGATTTAATTGA